The Bartonella sp. HY328 genome contains the following window.
TAAATCAGCGATCCAGCCGTAACAGTGCGCCCCATGATGAAAGACCGTGCAATATCGCCGCCGCCTTGCAAAGTGCCTTTAACGCCGTTTTCATAAGTTTGCGTTTTACTTTGCTTCTTCTTGCTAAGTTGATTACCTAGTAAGCTCAAACCTACGCCAATAGCTGCACGAACAAGCGCACCGCCAAGGCCAGCCCATAGCCAACCAGCAGTAGCAGCCAAGCCACTAAAAAAAGCCATATTGTTAAACCTTTTATTATTTATAACGGCTTAAAAAAATGCCGTTCTTGCGCAATGTAACCGCGCCTTTGATAAAGTTTTTCAGTGATAGGATTATAGCCTAAGCCAACCATAGAAGCGTATTTGCAACCACGTTCAACCGCCCACCTCTCGTAAAAATTAAGCATCTTAAGGCTTTCAAGCCCTCGGCTTTCAGGCTCTATGAACCATGCAATTTCTTGCGCAACTAAATCAGTTGAAAAATGCAAATAGCCGCATTGAGCCGCTAAAAAACCAACGATCTTATCGTCTTTAACCAATATAATGCAAAGGTGATTAAAATCATCTAAGCATTTTGCAAATAGATTATCAGCCATGCGATATGAAAAAGGCAAAGTAGTGCGTGATGCTTCATGAAACTGTTTTGCAAGAGCAATGATCTCGCCTGCATCTTCAATCCGTGCAAGTCTTATCATACGTTTGCCAATGTGCTAAAGTGGGAAGAAACACGGCCAACGCCAGTAGTGGGTACTGCCTCGCTTTTTTGCCCCCATGTGTGAACAATGGTGCTAACAACTGTCGTGTCTTGGCAAAAGTTATCACAGGGGAACCAATTTTGCTGATCTGCGTCTGAACGTGTAGAAGTGTTCATGCGTCTGATCTCTTGTGCGTGCGAATTGATTGTTAATTCAATGCTACCATCACCTCCTGCCTCTGGTGTATTAACTGTTATTTCATCAATATAGCCAAATAGCTGACATTGCGCCGCATCTAATGGAAGTCGAGACACCGGATCAAAAAAGCCCTCATAAATTTCAAAGATGCCTTGCTTGAAATTATAGGTATGAATGTAATTATAGCTTGCATCTTGGATCTGTGAGAATGTCACTGTTGTTGCTTGCGTTTGCAAGCCGATTGATTGTGATAAGCCGCTAATTGAAACTAGAGAACCTGACCCTTCAAAATTTCGAACGACTTCTTGCCCGGACAATGGATCTATGACGGGGAAAGAAACATTACCAACATCATTCCAAAAGCCATATTCAAATGGTGCGCCATTATCTAAGCGTTTAATCTTAAAATAAGTGAATGAGCGAACCATAATAGCATCACTCTCAAGTGCTGCCTGAACTTTTGCGCTTACTGCTCTCATAATACTTGCTCCGCGTCAAAACTGATTGAACCGCGCCCTGTGTCGTCAATACTCATATCCAAGCTATCTTTTGAAATCCGCATTATACAATAAGTGTCAGTTAACTTAACCTTTACGCCAGCTAGAATTGTAGAGGGAAGCGGCGGAGAAACTGACACTTGCGTTGCGTTAATAACCTCATAAACATTGTGTAGGCTCGCTTCGCCGATTTGCATATAATCGCCAACTGACAAAGTGAAACCGCTTGGAAGCCCTGCAAGTGAAACGCTATTGCGATCCGTTGTTATTGTCGACAATGTAACATTGCTAACATCTGGCATTGAAACGCCATCGCGCAAATAAGCTAAAGGCTTTTTAGCAGGTGCATAGCCATAAAACTTTTTTAGCGATCCTTTCATGCGAATGAATTTGGCTCGCCATTCTTCAAATTCGTAAGGGTGCATAGACTGGTATAAATTCCATGACGCAATCCAATAAGGCGTTGCCATATCTTGCACCAATACTTGACCACTTGCTGTCCGGCTAAATTCTTGGTTGTACTTCAATTCAAATTTTGTGCTTTTGCCTGGAAAGCCATTCAATAAATCTATTGGCATATCGCCCCCATAAAAAAAGCCTCACTAAAAGCAAGGCTATTAATAACGTTCATTTTTGATAATTTGTTGTTTTGATAATTAACGGCTGGCATTAATTGCACCCTACACCCTCAAAATAATTTCTTGAAACCTATTCATTATTGAAAAGGCTTTTTGATATTATGATAATAAAAAAAGAGGCTTGAAGCCCCTTTTGTTGTGGTTAAGATTACTTGCCAAATCCAGCAACTGCGCTATAGTTTGCAGCATTAACATTTTGAAACATTGAAATACTTTCTATGTTTAGATTTTTAATTTTAGCAATTATTATGTTCTAAGTTACGTCTACAGCTAAAAATGAAGGTACTACCAGTGTAGACGAAATCTGTGAAATGTTTGGGCGTATAGCAGAAGGAATTATAGCTCAAAGGCAACTTGATATTTCTATGTCAACTGTTATGGAATTGATATCGTCAGCAGAAGGGCCAGAAGATCAAAAACAAACTATTCGCAAATTAGTGCTACTTGCTTACGAGCAACCATCATATATAACCAAATCAATAAGAGATGAAGAAACAAGAAGATTCCGTAATCTTGTTGAAGTGACATGCTTTAAAAAAAATTACAATAAATAAGTCACCACCATGGCTATAATTCTAAAACCGCTTTGACGGTGTTTTTATAACGCCTCTTGTCACTTGCTCGGCTACCTGTTTCAATTGTGGTGATTGTGCAAATTGTTTGATTTGTTGCTGTGATATTTCTTGCGCCTTTTGCCCAACAATAACATCAAAATATTTTGAAGCCTTAACATCAACGCTAACATTGGTTAGCGTGCCACTTCCGCCTGGATTACCACCCTCACCATGCTGCGACACACCAAGACGACCTTGGGCATCTCTTTTAAGCGGTAAAATAGCTTCTGGCCCTGCTTCCCCCATAAGTCCACTTGAAAAGCTGCCACCATCTGCAAATCTGAAAGCCGTTGGTTTTGAAATAATAGAGTTCGTAAAAGCACCACCTTTTGCAAATCGTTG
Protein-coding sequences here:
- a CDS encoding GNAT family N-acetyltransferase; amino-acid sequence: MIRLARIEDAGEIIALAKQFHEASRTTLPFSYRMADNLFAKCLDDFNHLCIILVKDDKIVGFLAAQCGYLHFSTDLVAQEIAWFIEPESRGLESLKMLNFYERWAVERGCKYASMVGLGYNPITEKLYQRRGYIAQERHFFKPL